In a genomic window of Zingiber officinale cultivar Zhangliang unplaced genomic scaffold, Zo_v1.1 ctg135, whole genome shotgun sequence:
- the LOC122036274 gene encoding uncharacterized protein At5g39570-like, producing the protein MARRGRDDATDEFDDYDPTPYGGGYDLAITFGRALPASEETCYPISSSSGVDYDRPHYSSGSVSSDYVGGDYETPEYGYSKPKPKPQPNLKPQQEVEEGESGGYGGFGGRRPQPNPGYEYSGKQEYGSGYGGGRPNREEESEYGSGYGGGRPKREEESEHGSGYGGGRPKRDEYGYDQPKPYGEEGAGQGYGYESGNKYQGGGRQSHQGEEHSYSSNPSYQRPSYGGEEEIGRYNKPSRYDQGEEYGRPSYGNSGYDPDQGEGFARPSYGGNAYGEEKKHRHHQHRYTDDE; encoded by the coding sequence ATGGCTCGGAGAGGAAGAGACGACGCCACGGATGAGTTCGACGACTACGATCCCACGCCCTATGGCGGAGGATACGATCTTGCGATCACCTTTGGCCGTGCTCTCCCGGCCTCGGAGGAGACCTGCTACCCCATCTCCTCCTCCTCCGGCGTCGACTACGACCGGCCGCATTACTCCTCCGGATCTGTCTCCTCCGATTACGTCGGCGGAGATTACGAGACGCCTGAGTACGGTTACTCCAAGCCTAAGCCTAAGCCGCAGCCGAACCTCAAGCCCCAGCAGGAGGTCGAGGAAGGCGAATCAGGCGGTTACGGTGGCTTCGGCGGTCGCCGGCCACAACCCAACCCTGGTTACGAGTATAGTGGGAAGCAGGAGTACGGATCTGGTTACGGAGGTGGAAGGCCCAATCGTGAAGAAGAATCTGAGTACGGATCTGGTTACGGTGGTGGAAGGCCCAAGCGAGAAGAAGAATCGGAGCACGGATCTGGTTATGGTGGTGGGAGACCTAAACGCGATGAGTACGGGTACGACCAACCCAAGCCCTACGGAGAAGAGGGGGCTGGGCAAGGGTATGGCTATGAAAGTGGAAACAAATACCAGGGTGGAGGTCGGCAGTCGCACCAGGGTGAGGAGCATAGCTATAGCTCGAATCCGAGTTATCAGAGGCCGAGCTACGGCGGAGAGGAGGAGATTGGGAGGTATAATAAACCGAGCAGATATGATCAAGGTGAAGAGTATGGTCGCCCTAGCTATGGCAACTCTGGGTATGATCCTGATCAAGGCGAAGGATTTGCACGCCCTAGCTAT